In Mixta intestinalis, the following are encoded in one genomic region:
- a CDS encoding PepSY-associated TM helix domain-containing protein, whose amino-acid sequence MSEKTVPTALAQAEKTQSSQAFLQLMRRLHFTIGLFIGPFIFVAALTGTLYVMTPQLENYLYTEALTSESRGPAQPLSAQIDSALRYAGKETQIIAVRPAPAVGDTTRVMFRFADSAPSESRAVFIDPVTLAVRGDLTVYGTSGILPLRTTLDYLHRSLLLGDIGRNYSELAASWLWVAALGGLLLWAVQRTPRQAKTGRASRTRRLLKMRTLHGTLGVVLLAGLLFFSTTGLTWSRWVGDNINTLRAHYGWLTPAVDLRLDASTAPMVMDEHAGHHGQTMHHAPGAPLSAAQFDGVLAAARASGIDAAKVEIRPAAETDRAWLVSEIDRHWPTQGDSVAVNPHTFSVTDKVEFAQFGLLAKLTRWGVDAHMGILFGLANQLVLALFGIALCVLIALGYRLWWLRRPAQPRHHPAETLIWAWRRISLSLRFLLTVIAVALAFSLPLMGISLVGFLLLDAWRWHQAQRA is encoded by the coding sequence ATGTCGGAAAAAACCGTGCCGACGGCGCTGGCACAGGCTGAGAAAACGCAAAGCAGTCAGGCTTTCCTGCAACTGATGCGCCGTTTGCATTTCACCATCGGCCTGTTTATCGGCCCTTTTATTTTTGTCGCCGCGCTGACCGGCACGCTCTATGTTATGACGCCGCAGCTGGAAAACTACCTTTATACCGAGGCGCTAACCAGCGAGAGCCGTGGCCCGGCTCAGCCACTTTCAGCTCAGATTGATTCTGCCCTGCGTTACGCAGGCAAGGAAACGCAGATTATCGCGGTGCGTCCCGCACCTGCCGTGGGCGACACCACGCGGGTGATGTTCCGCTTTGCGGATAGCGCACCATCAGAAAGCCGTGCGGTTTTCATCGATCCCGTTACGCTGGCGGTACGTGGCGATCTGACGGTATATGGCACCAGCGGTATTCTGCCGCTGCGCACCACGCTCGATTATCTGCATCGCAGCCTGCTACTGGGTGACATTGGCCGCAACTACAGCGAACTGGCTGCCAGCTGGTTATGGGTTGCGGCGCTGGGCGGCCTGCTGCTTTGGGCGGTTCAGCGCACGCCACGTCAGGCAAAAACCGGGCGCGCTTCACGTACCCGGCGTTTGTTGAAAATGCGCACGTTGCACGGCACGTTGGGCGTTGTGCTGCTGGCTGGGTTGCTGTTTTTCTCAACTACCGGCCTGACCTGGTCACGCTGGGTGGGCGACAATATCAACACGTTGCGCGCGCATTATGGCTGGCTGACGCCTGCTGTCGATCTCCGGCTCGATGCCAGCACTGCGCCAATGGTGATGGATGAGCATGCCGGGCATCACGGACAGACGATGCACCACGCGCCGGGCGCGCCGCTGAGTGCCGCACAGTTTGACGGTGTACTCGCCGCCGCTCGCGCCAGCGGCATTGATGCCGCAAAGGTGGAAATTCGCCCCGCAGCGGAAACCGATCGGGCCTGGCTTGTCAGCGAAATCGACCGCCACTGGCCAACGCAGGGTGATAGCGTGGCGGTGAATCCGCATACTTTTAGCGTTACGGATAAAGTTGAGTTTGCTCAGTTCGGACTGCTGGCGAAGCTGACGCGCTGGGGCGTTGATGCACACATGGGAATTCTGTTTGGTCTGGCAAACCAGCTGGTGTTGGCGCTGTTTGGTATCGCGCTATGTGTGCTGATCGCGCTGGGCTACCGCCTCTGGTGGCTGCGCCGTCCGGCTCAGCCGCGCCATCATCCGGCGGAAACGCTGATTTGGGCCTGGCGACGTATCAGCCTCAGCCTGCGCTTTTTACTTACCGTAATAGCGGTTGCGCTGGCTTTTAGCCTGCCGCTGATGGGCATCAGCCTGGTGGGATTTTTACTGCTGGATGCCTGGCGCTGGCATCAGGCGCAGCGGGCATAG
- a CDS encoding DUF2946 domain-containing protein yields the protein MSLIHFAVARSRLPAMLALLAMLLLFIAPVISKSLMAQRGGMSAMMHDAAPAISAHHHSTMSAMTETSSATESHSWHHSVSLMDDSACGYCLLLIHLPLDSFKPPALWSLLQAAIPAAPLQLQPFIARWIPIWFRPRGPPVNALPLV from the coding sequence GTGTCGCTGATCCATTTCGCTGTCGCCCGCAGCCGTCTGCCCGCCATGCTGGCGTTACTGGCTATGCTGCTGCTGTTTATCGCTCCGGTGATTTCTAAATCGCTGATGGCGCAGCGTGGCGGTATGTCAGCAATGATGCATGATGCCGCGCCAGCGATATCTGCTCACCATCACAGCACTATGTCAGCGATGACGGAGACATCCAGCGCTACGGAAAGCCACTCCTGGCATCATTCTGTGTCGCTCATGGATGACAGCGCCTGCGGCTACTGTCTGCTGCTGATTCATCTGCCGCTTGATTCCTTCAAACCGCCTGCGCTCTGGTCATTGCTACAGGCCGCTATACCCGCCGCTCCGCTCCAGCTACAGCCGTTTATCGCCCGCTGGATTCCCATCTGGTTCCGTCCGCGTGGGCCACCGGTTAACGCGCTCCCGCTCGTTTAA